The Macaca thibetana thibetana isolate TM-01 chromosome 19, ASM2454274v1, whole genome shotgun sequence genome has a segment encoding these proteins:
- the POU2F2 gene encoding POU domain, class 2, transcription factor 2 isoform X15 translates to MVHSSMGAPEIRMSKPLEAEKQGLDSPSEHTDTERNGPDTNHQNPQNKTSPFSVSPTGPSTKIKAEDPSGDSAPAAPLPPQPTQPHLPQAQLMLTGSQLAGDIQQLLQLQQLVLVPGHHLQPPAQFLLPQAQQSQPGLLPTPNLFQLPQQTQGALLTSQPRAGLPTQPPKCLEPPSHPEEPSDLEELEQFARTFKQRRIKLGFTQGDVGLAMGKLYGNDFSQTTISRFEALNLSFKNMCKLKPLLEKWLNDAETMSVDSSLPSPNQLSSPSLGFDGLPGRRRKKRTSIETNVRFALEKSFLANQKPTSEEILLIAEQLHMEKEVIRVWFCNRRQKEKRINPCSAAPMLPSPGKPASYSPHMVTPQGGAGTLPLSQASSSLSTTAQTPALKAATRLSACRA, encoded by the exons AAATAAGAATGTCTAAGCCCCTGGAGGCCGAGAAGCAAGGTCTGGACTCCCCATCAGAGCACACAG ACACTGAAAGAAATGGACCAGACACTAATCATCAG AACCCCCAGAATAAGACCTCCCCATTCTCTGTGTCCCCAACTGGCCCCAGCACAAAG ATCAAGGCTGAAGACCCCAGTGGCGATTCAGCCCCAGCAGCACCCCTGCCCCCGCAGCCGACCCAGCCTCATTTGCCCCAGGCCCAACTCATGTTGACGGGCAGCCAGCTAGCTGGG GACATACAGcagctcctccagctccagcAGCTGGTGCTTGTGCCAGGCCACCACCTCCAGCCACCTGCTCAGTTCCTGCTACCGCAGGCCCAGCAGAGCCAGCCAG GCCTGCTACCGACACCAAATCTATTCCAGCTACCTCAGCAAACCCAGGGAGCTCTTCTGACCTCCCAGCCCCGGGCCGGGCTTCCCACACAG CCCCCCAAATGCTTGGAGCCACCATCCCACCCCGAGGAGCCCAGTGATCTGGAGGAGCTGGAGCAGTTCGCCCGCACCTTCAAGCAACGCCGCATCAAGCTGGGCTTCACGCAG GGTGATGTGGGCCTGGCCATGGGCAAGCTCTACGGCAACGACTTCAGCCAGACGACCATTTCCCGCTTCGAGGCCCTCAACCTGAGCTTCAAGAACATGTGCAAACTCAAGCCCCTCCTGGAGAAGTGGCTCAACGACGCAG AGACTATGTCTGTGGACTCAAGCCTGCCCAGCCCCAACCAGCTGAGCAGCCCCAGCCTGGGTTTCGACGGGCTGCCCGGCCGGAGACGCAAGAAGAGGACCAGCATCGAGACAAACGTCCGCTTCGCCTTAGAGAAGAGTTTTCTAGCG AACCAGAAGCCTACCTCAGAGGAGATCCTGCTGATCGCCGAGCAGCTGCACATGGAGAAAGAAGTGATCCGCGTCTGGTTCTGCAACCGGCGCCAGAAGGAGAAACGCATCAACCCCTGCAGTGCGGCCCCCATGCTGCCCAGCCCGGGGAAGCCGGCCAGCTACAGCCCCCATATG GTCACACCCCAAGGGGGCGCGGGAACCTTACCGTTGTCCCAAGCTTCCAGCAGTCTGAGCACAACAG